One stretch of Macaca nemestrina isolate mMacNem1 chromosome 17, mMacNem.hap1, whole genome shotgun sequence DNA includes these proteins:
- the LOC105472231 gene encoding granulocyte colony-stimulating factor — protein MSPEPALSPALQLLLWHSALWTVQEATPLGPASSLPQSFLLKCLEQVRKIQGDGAALQEKLCATYKLCHPEELVLLRHSLGIPWAPLSSCSSQAPQLTGCLSQLHSSLFLYQGLLQALEGISPELGPTLDTLQLDIADFATTIWQQMEDLGMAPALQPTQGAMPAFTSAFQRRAGGVLVASHLQRFLELAYRVLRHLAQS, from the exons ATGTCTCCTGAGCCCGCtctgtccccagccctgcagcTGCTGCTGTGGCACAGCGCACTCTGGACAGTGCAGGAAGCCACCCCCCTGGGCCCTGCCAGCTCCCTGCCCCAGAGCTTCCTGCTCAAGTGCTTAGAGCAAGTAAGGAAGATCCAGGGCGACGGTGCCGCGCTGCAGGAGAAGCTG TGTGCCACCTACAAGCTGTGCCACCCTGAGGAGCTGGTGCTGCTTAGACACTCTCTGGGCATCCCCTGGGCTCCCCTGAGcagctgctccagccaggccCCACAGCTG acagGCTGCTTGAGCCAACTCCATAGCAGCCTCTTCCTCTACCAGGGCCTCCTGCAGGCCCTGGAAGGGATCTCCCCTGAGTTGGGCCCCACCTTGGATACACTGCAGCTGGACATTGCCGACTTTGCCACCACCATCTGGCAGCAG ATGGAAGACCTGGGAATGGCCCCTGCCCTGCAGCCCACCCAGGGTGCCATGCCAGCcttcacctctgccttccagcgCCGGGCGGGAGGCGTCCTGGTTGCCTCCCATCTGCAGCGCTTCCTGGAGCTAGCGTACCGCGTTCTACGCCACCTTGCCCAGTCCTGA